In Desulfovibrio inopinatus DSM 10711, the DNA window AAGATACGGCGTTGTATAATCGATCACGTTCACCGATCCGCCACGCCCTTGGCTCATGGCGTTGTCGCCAAAGAATTTGTGATTCCGGTATTTCGTATTCCCCTTGGAATTCGTATACGATAACCGAACAACGCCGAGCGGCTCCTGTTCCCATGAATTTTGCATATTTATCCCCTCCCCCGTTCATCACGCGTGCAGGCCAACAGATAGCCAATCTGGCGGCCGACGGGTTTCATCGCCCGGACCGTCCACACCAGACCATCGGAATCGGTAATCGTGGTTTTGTCGCGCACCGGTTCGGCCGGGATAGCGGCCACATCGATACGAAATTCTGCCCACGTCGCATGCTCAAATACGTAGTCTCCATCAATCCAACCATTTGGCTGTGTTGGCGGCATGTCTCCCAAGATCCGGACCCGCGCCGTCAACGGAATCGGCCCGGCAACATTCGGCGAAATATACGTCACCGCCTCGCCAAACGTGTCCAACAACTGCCGATGCATATCCCGTTGCGCTGTGTGTAAGAGTTCATCCATGGAGTGCCTCCGGCGGCTCAAGAAACTTTAACGGTTTATTGTATAAATCCCACACGCACCTTTTACCCAACCCCGCTACAGTTTTTTGGAAAAGGGGATGTTCTGCACTCACTTTTCTCCATCGCTTTTCAAAAAAGTGAGTGCAGAACCGGAGGCATCCAACCAAAAACTTCAAGCAACACATTCACTTCTTTTCGATGACTTTATCTTTCGATTTCGAACCAAGGGACGAACCGAAATAATAGCCGACCACACTCACGAAAGCGCCACCGAGAAACCCGAGCAAAGTTTGTACACCGGATGAAACGGTATGCCCGCTTGACTCGATACGCATGATACTTTCCAGCACCCAGAAGAAACCGACGGCCACGACCACACCGAAAATACCTTGCATGATACCGTCGGAACCGCTTCGAGGCGTCGATGGAGTGCGTTTCATTTCACCTGACATAACTCCTCCGGCAAAGAGTGCGCATCACTGGCCCGAGCCACCCAACCGGCACAGACTCCTCGCCGTGCCGTACACACCCACCGACCCGACAACCGATCCCGGCGCAACCAGGAACAGCCCGAACACGGCCCGCCCGTATGCGCCACAGGAGTCGGCGTCGACATCACGGTTGTTCCGTATCCATGAGCGCAAAGAGCTTGACGGCCCGACGGCCCCAGCCTTTGATGAACGATTCATAATCGTCATTCATGGCCCGCAATCCGACATAATAGCCGGCACGGGCAAAACAGAGACACCCCGCCACCACAATGGGTCCGGCCGAGGCCACGGCCTGCTCAATTGCCGCGTGGGTTTTCGGGCCGTACTGACCATCAAGCACAAGCTCCGGCGTGCCGTCGTTGATCATGTTTGTGATGAGTTGGAGCGACTTCACGCCGTGCCCGCCCGAGTTCACGACAAAATCAAACAGGGCATCACCCACGGGATCCGGCAACGCATCGCAATGATATTTTTGCCAGTAGTCACGTTCATAGATGGTTTTGGCATCCTCCAAGGTGAGATCGCGCACGGCCACATCGCCTTTTCCATCGCCGTCGATGTCGATCATGCCGTCAACACGGCCGTCACGGGCATCGGAAATGCCGAACATGGTCTTGCCGCCGGTATCGTGCTTGTGGTTCGAATAACCACCCTCAATCCCCAACGTGAATTCAAGAATTTGATTGAACATTGTGTCTCTCCCTATTTTTTCGTGCATGCGCTCAAACTGTCGCGATAGGTCCGGAGCCGGGACAACAGCTTGTCCGGTAACGGCACCCCGAAAAACGCCAAGTGTTCGAGACACGACAACGCTTCATTGACCGAGAGGTACATGCACATGAGATCCCGCACCGCAAACCAGGTGCTGTTGATGCATTGGGCCTGCGCCTGATCGAGTTGATAGGCCACGGCGATTGCCGCGAAATAAAACAAAAATTTGAGGACACCACCCTTGATTTTGAGCCCGGAAATCCGGTTCGCGCTCCAGGCCCGAAGAAACCCCAGAGCGAAATCAAAACACATGAGCGTAATGAGCACATTCATGGCGCCATCGAACCCGCCCGCCGTGGAGAGAAGAAAGCCCCCTGTCCCGGCAATGCACTTCAACGGCCAATCCGTGATGACATCCCCTGCCAGCGCCCGCGCATAAAACAGCAATCCCGGCGTTTCAGTCAGCACACGCACCTCGAAACGCTGTCACGAGAGAACTCCTTGCGTGAGTTGTTGAAGAGCTGGGATATCAAGGGCACGAGGAATGATAGCAACATGCCGAAAAGAACCACACTGCACTTGGGTAACGCCATGATAGTTGCCAACCGAAATGATTCCTTCCGGAATGTTCCCCAATGATATATCGGTCTGGACTGCCTCTCCATCCATAACGATATGCAACCTGTTTGCCGTTATGGAAATGGCAATACAATGCGTATTGAGCGCATCGCCTAATGGCACCGTACTTCCGTTTATCCCGCCTATACGTGCAAATGCGAAGAGAGAACTATTGTTGGAATAGATGGAGAGACGATTGTCATCATCTTGATAGAGGCTGAGAACGCGCCTGGAATTATTGTCTGTCGCAAAAGATACAAACTCAAGATACAAGGTATTCCCAATGAGTCCAAATGGGAAAGCAGACGATAGCACCGTGCAGATATCTGCCACACGCGTAACAGGTGCATCCGTTGTCGGGATATAACTCGTTGCAAACGCACCTCTTTCACGTTGTGCACCCCAAAGAAACACCCCGCTGACGCCATCACCAGGATATGACGTCAATTCTCCATGCAACAAACTCATACGACATAACGTATCGATTGTTACGGTTGCCGTTGCTGTGATACTACATCGATACCATCCATCGCTTATCGCCTCAATCTGCGCAGAGCTATTTGTTCCATGCGTCACCATCGTAACGCTTCCATCAGCAATCAACGTAAAATTTGCAGCCACAGCCGTGTCAAAGGCTCCTGACGGAAATGACAGTCGAAAGGTGGACCGACCACTTGGTTTCACATAGACACTGAGTGTATAGGCAGATCCCGCTGTAAACGACGTCGACGGCGTAAACATGTAATGTGTTGAATCGGTGCTCCCTTCAACAATCTTGTCGGCTAATACCTCTGAATTCGGCGACACAATGGCATCACTCGTGATGGAGCAATCCCCCTTTGTATAGGTTGCATCGGCGAAATCTTCCGAAGGATAAATGGCATTGACCCGGCCTTCCTCATTCAAAAAGCCTAATCGCCGTCCTGTCACAGGATGGTAGGCAAATCGCGGGACATCAACGGCGACAATCCGCAACACGCCCGCCGCATCGAAATAGGTTGCAATGGAGTTTCGAGAAAAGGTCACACCGTCGGGCAACGCATCGACATCGGGCCGAAAGTGCAGCGATGGAGCGATGGACACCGGCGAAATCCCGGCCTGACGCCACAAATCCGCCTTGCTATAGGCGCCGACATCGTTGGCGCTCAACGCATCAGCCCCGCCAGTCTTGTGGCTGGCGGCGTGCGCACTCGGTGCAAACGTCGTTGGCACCCCGGTCAGCGTTGTCCAGGGCATGTCCGCAATGTCACTCCCCACATGCCCATGTCCGACCAGCGAAACACCAGCTTCCGAACCGGCAATCCCGGCTTTCCAGGTATCGTCCCCCTCATCAAAGACAAACCGGGCATTGAGTTCATCCCCGCGCTCGACTTCGATCCCGGCGACGGTTGACGGCGGCGTTCCGGTCACATCGCTGTTCAACGTCAAGATGTTATCGGCAATGGCCACGGTTTCCGAGTCAATGGTGGTCGTCGTGCCTTTCACGGTCAGGTTGCGGACGGTCAAATCCGCCCAATCCGCATCGACATTGCCACGCACCGACAACGCATTGGCGCCCTCACGCTTGAGCAAGGGGCCGTCCGTGCCGTTCCCAATGCGGAATGCCCCATGTTCCGAGCCCGCCACCGGCGAAAAATCCGCTGCGTGCACCCCGTCCACGGTATCCGCATCAAGCCCGGATCCCGGCCCATCATTGCCCGCATGCCACACGATATCCGAGCCTACATACAAAACTGCGAGCGATCGCAACACAGAACCGTCACGGCTCCATCGCGCCACTTGAATCATACCGGCGCCGTTATAGGCCGACAGAAACCCCTCGTTTTCCGTGGAGTCGAACCCGTAGCCCACGCCGTAAAGCTTGTTCGGATTATCGAAAAACCCGATGGAAGCGACCGCCCCATTCGGCACCTGGAAGGCCAGTTCGGCATTCCCGCCGGTATTGATTTCCAGATTGCCGGCGGACAACGGCGCATTGCCGCTATTGGCGGCATCGCGCACAACAAGCCCATCACTCACACGGGCAACCCGTGGCCCGCCCGTGCCGATTTGGAACGAAGAAGCATCGGTGCCGGTATCGGTATTTTGGGCATGATCGGTCACGCCGCTTTCTCCACCACTTCCGCCGTAATCCTGAAAAAAATCAGCCATATCCGCCTCTACGCATAAAACAGGAGATGGACCCGCCCATCAGCCGGCATCACCACGCTGATGGAATTCACACCGATCACCTCAATGGCTCCCGGATCCGGATCCGATCCTGAACCGTCGAGGATATCCCCCACCGGCACGGCAGCCGGATTGCCATCAAACCGGGCATAAAAGGCCGCCTCGGCCCGAAACAACACATAGCGCGCTCCATCGGGCACGGCGCAGCTTTTGGCCGCGTCGGCCGCACAATCCAGAACACACACATGGGCACACGGCGGCCGACAGGCATCCACCCGCCGCGTTCCCGAGGCGGAATAGGAACGATCCAGGCTGGATAAACTCATGATTTCGCCCCGGAGGTCGAGGCCGCTTTATCGGCTTTCGGTGTCGATGATTTGGGCGAAGATTTGGAAACCGGTGGTGTTTCCGACGTCGCCTCCGGAGACGGTGTTGCCGTCGTTGTCGAGACGGCGGGAGCCGAAAGAACCGTGCCGAACTCCTGCACCGGTTCCACGGCTCCATCATCAATCAACCCACTGGCAAGAGTATCGGGGATATCAACCGTCATATCCGGTCGATAATGCTTCCCCTGAATATACACTGATGTAATCGTTATTACTTTCATGATGCCCCCTAAATGACCTTGGCGACAAGGAAGGCATCGGGTTCATGAGGAACGGGTAACGGGGCCGATTGGAGCATGACATTCGCAGTACTCGGATCTTTGACGAGCCACATTTTTGGATATCGTGCCAAGGCTGCCGTGGCTTCCAAATCCATAATCACGCCATAATGGACAACGGCCCGGCTTCGCCGCGTCCCCAACAGGACCAAATCGTCCGGCATCAGGGGGATGAGGTCGTCCGTCTCTTCGTCCACATAAACTTCACTGTACGTATACCAATCGATTTCTTC includes these proteins:
- a CDS encoding phage head spike fiber domain-containing protein; amino-acid sequence: MADFFQDYGGSGGESGVTDHAQNTDTGTDASSFQIGTGGPRVARVSDGLVVRDAANSGNAPLSAGNLEINTGGNAELAFQVPNGAVASIGFFDNPNKLYGVGYGFDSTENEGFLSAYNGAGMIQVARWSRDGSVLRSLAVLYVGSDIVWHAGNDGPGSGLDADTVDGVHAADFSPVAGSEHGAFRIGNGTDGPLLKREGANALSVRGNVDADWADLTVRNLTVKGTTTTIDSETVAIADNILTLNSDVTGTPPSTVAGIEVERGDELNARFVFDEGDDTWKAGIAGSEAGVSLVGHGHVGSDIADMPWTTLTGVPTTFAPSAHAASHKTGGADALSANDVGAYSKADLWRQAGISPVSIAPSLHFRPDVDALPDGVTFSRNSIATYFDAAGVLRIVAVDVPRFAYHPVTGRRLGFLNEEGRVNAIYPSEDFADATYTKGDCSITSDAIVSPNSEVLADKIVEGSTDSTHYMFTPSTSFTAGSAYTLSVYVKPSGRSTFRLSFPSGAFDTAVAANFTLIADGSVTMVTHGTNSSAQIEAISDGWYRCSITATATVTIDTLCRMSLLHGELTSYPGDGVSGVFLWGAQRERGAFATSYIPTTDAPVTRVADICTVLSSAFPFGLIGNTLYLEFVSFATDNNSRRVLSLYQDDDNRLSIYSNNSSLFAFARIGGINGSTVPLGDALNTHCIAISITANRLHIVMDGEAVQTDISLGNIPEGIISVGNYHGVTQVQCGSFRHVAIIPRALDIPALQQLTQGVLS
- a CDS encoding phage holin family protein, which translates into the protein MLTETPGLLFYARALAGDVITDWPLKCIAGTGGFLLSTAGGFDGAMNVLITLMCFDFALGFLRAWSANRISGLKIKGGVLKFLFYFAAIAVAYQLDQAQAQCINSTWFAVRDLMCMYLSVNEALSCLEHLAFFGVPLPDKLLSRLRTYRDSLSACTKK
- a CDS encoding glycoside hydrolase family 108 protein; translated protein: MFNQILEFTLGIEGGYSNHKHDTGGKTMFGISDARDGRVDGMIDIDGDGKGDVAVRDLTLEDAKTIYERDYWQKYHCDALPDPVGDALFDFVVNSGGHGVKSLQLITNMINDGTPELVLDGQYGPKTHAAIEQAVASAGPIVVAGCLCFARAGYYVGLRAMNDDYESFIKGWGRRAVKLFALMDTEQP